From the genome of Colletotrichum higginsianum IMI 349063 chromosome 4, whole genome shotgun sequence, one region includes:
- a CDS encoding Alkyl hydroperoxide reductase thiol specific antioxidant mal allergen, with product MSFVTRPPILRRSPAEANGLVRKFLHNCLDHHESCRLGQPEEEFELPSRVLSIKDEAGGISVKLVENDGLSGRYCALSHCWGPEDKRPLRTLHGNITDHLASIPWNKLPATFQDAITLTIGLGIEYLWIDSLCIVQDDKKDWFHESKKMASVYRRATLVIAAVSSEDSTQGLSKPERPEPLTFSVPFYTQEGSPQSGYNIAEFQNPWGGIDGPLRERAWAFQEWYLGRRKVFFTSEGINWKCDEIECNERGSDTDLRLYETDSWANCLQEYTNKLLTVPSDRLVALLGISAEMQKSRTDSFVPEFGVWEDNLSEQLLWRPTDMMHENLPGLPSWCWAATGGAKAWLVDEQDRIVPNEVMVKSTVNTISLRKSGHPDFGNNPSSSEEDWSTDTKDSGSAFEESGVGYYGGSDDDSFIEESEDSYPGHTHRNTDACVDLYKVGRSKEVHWALLLQPVDNTLKKFTRVGVALLWPRALETGEGEVTEFEIV from the exons ATGAGTTTCGTTACCCGGCCTCCGATACTTCGCAGAAGTCCAGCAGAAGCGAATGGCCTCGTACGAAAGTTTCTGCACAACTGCCTGGATCATCACGAGTCGTGCCGACTCGGCCAGCCAGAAGAAGAATTTGAGCTTCCGTCTCGAGTTCTATCTATCAAAGACGAGGCCGGAGGAATCTCcgtcaagctcgtcgagaaCGATGGCTTGAGTGGCAGATATTGTGCTTTGAGTCACTGTTGGGGCCCCGAAGACAAGCGGCCACTGCGGACTCTACATGGAAACATCACGGATCACCTTGCCTCTATACCTTGGAACAAGCTGCCGGCCACATTCCAAGATGCCATCACGCTGACAATAGGCCTTGGCATCGAATATTTATGGATTGATTCTTTGTGCATCGTCCAAGATGACAAGAAGGATTGGTTCCATGAATCGAAGAAAATGGCGTCGGTTTATCGGCGAGCCACACTCGTCATTGCGGCTGTCTCTTCCGAGGACTCCACCCAAGGCCTTTCCAAACCCGAGCGTCCAGAGCCGCTCACGTTCAGCGTTCCGTTTTATACACAGGAAGGATCTCCGCAGTCTGGCTACAATATTGCGGAATTCCAAAACCCATGGGGCGGCATAGATGGACCTTTGAGAGAACGGGCCTGGGCCTTTCAAGAGTGGTACCTCGGTCGAAGAAAGGTCTTCTTCACGTCAGAAGGCATCAATTGGAAATGCGATGAAATCGAATGCAACGAGCGTGGAAGCGATACTGACTTGAGGCTATATGAAACCGATTCGTGGGCAAATTGTCTGCAAGAGTACACCAACAAGCTTCTGACAGTTCCCTCCGATCGTCTCGTTGCTCTTCTCGGAatctcggccgagatgcAAAAGTCCAGGACCGATTCTTTCGTGCCCGAATTCGGGGTTTGGGAAGATAACCTTTCGGAGCAGCTTCTCTGGAGACCAACAGACATGATGCATGAGAATTTGCCTGGTCTACCATCGTGGTGTTGGGCAGCCACTGGGGGGGCGAAAGCCTGGCTGGTAGACGAGCAAGACAGAATAGTGCCCAACGAGGTTATGGTGAAAAGCACcgtcaacaccatcagcCTGAGAAAGTCCGG TCATCCTGATTTTGGAAATAATCCCTCCAGCAGCGAAGAAGACTGGTCAACTGATACTAAGGATTCTGGTAGCGCCTTCGAAGAAAGTGGCGTTGGATATTATGGAGGTAGTGATGACGACTCGTTCATTGAAGAAAGCGAAGACAGCTACCCGGGTCACACGCATAGAAACACG GACGCGTGTGTGGATCTTTATAAAGTCGGACGGTCCAAGGAAGTCCACTGGGCGTTGCTTCTTCAACCAGTTGATAACACGTTGAAAAAGTTCACACGAGTCGGAGTGGCTCTTTTATGGCCGCGAGCTTTAGAGACAGGAGAAGGCGAGGTTACGGAGTTTGAGATCGTTTGA
- a CDS encoding HET domain-containing protein, with amino-acid sequence MGNVNLSEPCLCHELHPDCDPSTCPQAAHVTGQHAPLTSFRELRKSADRGCQTCATVVEALLVPEVRAAWRDCIAPALEAKRPGLVQGLEQDEDLIELEFDPPDTVNGRRVEGEVRIVKTGGERARYVTLSHRWGAHESFTLTKSNEQTLADGISWETIPKTFQDAIWLTRQLNIEYIWIDTICIVQDDPEDWRRESVRMKFVYGKSYINIAVSHATDSSADLFTSSDLPQRYPAYAVPDNHGVFVRQQPYQTHNEFGSNYGSDSRFPLLRRGWVLQERLLSPRVVYFDAEERKWECNTAADCQCGGIVSVWNFKIDHCRSVLRGETPLSIEWMRIAERYSELELTYDSDRVVALAGIAAQASRIGRGGRYLAGVWEEDLAHQLCWEILDTHRKPDQYVAPSWSWLSVFGSVGYFNRMDYHKCSQIDVEITEVECATAEEADETGPVVGGFLKLNGRCAHMRAELLDPGSRDVPPKFELTHKATGEKMGDGEWVEMDFVMSEDDARKISEVVVLYWGDMCDDRNNFLVLKAVTGQARTFERLGIFWYDKRTESEELGRVLGWCRLETGIVIV; translated from the exons ATGGGAAACGTCAACCTCTCCGAGCCCTGCCTATGCCATGAGCTGCACCCAGATTGCGACCCATCAACCTGTCCGCAAGCAGCACATGTGACAGGTCAACACGCCCCCCTAACATCATTCAGAGAACTGCGCAAGAGTGCCGACAGAGGATGTCAGACCTGCGCCACAGTCGTCGAAGCGCTGCTTGTCCCAGAGGTGAGGGCCGCATGGCGAGATTGCATAGCCCCGGCGTTGGAGGCCAAGCGCCCCGGCCTCGTTCAGGGACTGGAGCAAGATGAAGACCTGATCGAGCTCGAGTTTGACCCTCCAGACACGGTCAATGGAAGGCGCGTG GAAGGCGAAGTGCGGATCGTTAAGACGGGAGGGGAGCGAGCACGTTATGTTACTCTGAGCCACCGATGGGGTGCCCATGAGAGCTTTACGTTGACCAAGTCAAACGAACAAACGCTGGCAGACGGCATTTCGTGGGAAACCATTCCCAAAACGTTTCAGGATGCGATTTGGTTGACTCGCCAGCTCAACATCGAATACATCTGGATAGACACGATTTGCATCGTCCAGGACGACCCAGAAGACTGGCGCAGGGAGTCCGTGAGGATGAAGTTCGTTTATGGCAAGTCATACATCAACATAGCGGTTAGCCACGCGACCGATTCCAGTGCGGACTTGTTCACCTCCAGCGATCTGCCTCAACGGTATCCTGCATACGCCGTCCCGGACAACCACGGCGTGTTTGTTCGACAACAACCTTACCAGACGCACAACGAGTTCGGTAGCAACTATGGCTCGGACAGTAGATTTCCCCTGTTACGACGAGGATGGGTGCTCCAGGAACGCCTGTTGTCGCCACGCGTAGTCTacttcgacgccgaggagaggAAGTGGGAATGCAACACCGCCGCAGACTGCCAGTGCGGTGGCATTGTGTCTGTCTGGAACTTCAAAATAGATCACTGCCGATCCGTCCTGCGCGGCGAGACGCCTCTCTCCATTGAGTGGATGCGCATCGCCGAGAGGTACTCCGAGCTGGAGCTCACCTACGACTCTGATCGTGTTGTGGCGCTCGCGGGCATTGCGGCACAGGCTTCGAGGAttgggagaggagggagataTCTCGCCGGCGTGTGGGAGGAAGACCTCGCGCATCAACTCTGCTGGGAGATATTGGACACCCACAGGAAGCCGGATCAGTACGTTGCGCCCAGCTGGTCGTGGCTCTCGGTGTTCGGCTCCGTCGGCTACTTCAACAGGATGGACTACCACAAGTGCTCGCAGATCGACGTTGAGATCACAGAGGTGGAATGCGCCACCGCGGAGGAAGCGGACGAGACGGGCCCTGTTGTGGGAGGGTTCCTCAAGCTCAACGGCCGGTGCGCGCACATGCGCGCAGAGTTGCTGGACCCGGGCTCAAGGGACGTCCCGCCCAAGTTCGAGCTGACGCACAAGGCGACGGGGGAGAAgatgggcgacggcgagtgGGTCGAGATGGACTTTGTGAtgagcgaggacgacgcaAGGAAGATTAGCGAGGTCGTGGTGCTCTACTGGGGGGACATGTGCGATGACAGAAACAACTTCCTCGTGCTCAAGGCAGTCACTGGCCAGGCGCGGACGTTCGAGAGGCTCGGGATATTCTGGTACGATAAGCGGACGGAGAGTGAGGAACTCGGAAGAGTGCTCGGCTGGTGTCGACTGGAGacgggcatcgtcatcgttTGA
- a CDS encoding Integral membrane protein yields MSTTVDPDLRILEPQGLPLAIIIVSSVFLVISVLCVGLRTRVRLVEGTFGLDDGLMLAGTIVYVPCVGLAIYGCLVGLGTLQEKLNPWMFSEALKIYIVWILIYVVALALVKSSVCLTIQRIITTDKGLRITVWVLLGVTWASFLITFVGTLLYCQPVNALWTPTMLISGEGKCGSVDVFVAIGHVATSSTIVTDLALVVVPAIILWGTQMKTQTKLQVFGLLSFASVASIITMVRIPYVNRFKAQQDLQFWVAHTVLCSNIETGIGCIASSVPSLRRFIARTRGTTENTNPSGSGTKTGLFTIGSKPLEPRSRDRFRNPTDVGFSLATVHGRGDETWERLQDGDSDKGDLLPSDQKGGIHAQYTYQVDIEMSPPNTRHTTTTTTTTTGRRPGTMDSAC; encoded by the exons ATGTCAACGACAGTCGACCCCGATTTGCGAATTCTCGAGCCGCAAGGGCTGCCGCtggccatcatcatcgtatcctccgtcttcctcgtcatctcggTCCTATGCGTCGGACTACGCACTCGCGtgcgcctcgtcgagggcaccTTTGGTCTAGACGACGGCCTCATGCTGGCGGGAACG ATCGTGTACGTGCCGTGTGTCGGGCTCGCCATCTACGGGTGCCTCGTGGGGCTGGGGACGCTGCAGGAGAAGCTGAACCCGTGGATGTTCTCTGAGGCCCTCAAGATCTACATCGTCTGGATCCTCATctacgtcgtcgccctcgccctcgtcaagTCGTCCGTCTGCCTCACCATCCAGCGCATCATCACGACGGATAAAGGCCTGCGCATCACGGTCTGGGTGCTGCTCGGGGTCACGTGGGCATCTTTCCTGATCACCTTTGTCGGAACGCTGCTCTACTGCCAGCCGGTTAACGCCCTGTGGACGCCCACGATGCTGATCAGTGGGGAGGGGAAGTGCGGATCCGTCGATGTCTTTGTCGCCATCGGCCACGTtgcgacgagctcgaccaTCGTGACGGACCTGGCCCTCGTCGTGGTGCCGGCCATCATCCTCTGGGGCACGCAGATGAAGACGCAGACCAAGCTGCAGGTCTTTGGTCTGCTGTCTTTTGCTTCCGT AGcatccatcatcaccatGGTCCGTATTCCCTACGTCAACAGATTCAAGGCGCAACAGGATCTTCAAT TCTGGGTCGCCCACACGGTACTCTGCTCCAACATCGAGACGGGCATCGGCTGCATCGCCTCCTCAGTGCCCTCGCTCCGGCGCTTCATCGCGCGGACCCGGGGCACGACGGAGAACACGAACCCCAGCGGAAGCGGGACCAAGACAGGCCTCTTCACGATCGGCAGCAAGCCCCTCGAGCCGCGGAGCCGCGACCGCTTCCGCAACCCGACCGACGTGGGCTTCAGCTTGGCGACGGTCcacggccgcggcgacgagacgTGGGAGCGCCTCCAAGACGGCGACTCGGACAAGGGGGACTTGCTACCGAGCGACCAGAAGGGCGGCATCCACGCGCAGTACACGTACCAGGTCGACATTGAAATGTCGCCGCCCAACACGAGGCAtactacgacgacgacgacgacgacgacagggcggcgacctgggaCGATGGACTCGGCTTGCTGA
- a CDS encoding Cytochrome P450 produces MRCDNLYFPFAPQLGIQLPFHHSFSAVAPTNTMSTTLETAPSPIDASTSYLSARNILGLVGIWLAYQLFKALYNISPLHPLSHIPGPKLSAATYIPEFYYDVILFGRYTREIHRMHEQYGPIVRINPHEVHCNDVNFADEIYAVSGRKRDKPVHQINGSALGESGFGTVDHDLHRARRGPLAKFFSRSMISRLEGDVHALVQKLCDKLLAETDKKEPFDVTMAYSCFTSDAISGYCFGESFGFLKQEDWYPNFRAPTASILRPVFVFRFFPRTKHLAVLGEWLVDYLPTDIALMIRTLKMEIPNRVDNTKAELDAGIRHERPTVFGSLLESDLKLAEKGSLRLADEAAAVVGAGTETTSWALAVITYHLLTKPEMLEKLQAELRSVVDDPKHLPSWTSLENLPYLGAVLQEGLRLSYGVSARTARVATEENIVYRGEFNKKPVEYVIPSGYAVGMSAVITHHDESVFPDSYQFAPERWLDENNQRRKDVEKGMLAFSKGSRSCLGMNLALCELNLCLTALALRVLPTMRLYDTTDEDVAYDHDMFVPVPKAGTTGVRVKMV; encoded by the exons ATGAGATGCGACAACCTCTATTTCCCTTTCGCTCCTCAGCTTGGGATCCAACTTCCCTTCCATCATTCCTTCTCGGCAGTTGCCCCAACGAACACCATGTCGACGACCCTCGAGACTGCGCCGTCGCCCATTGACGCCTCGACGTCATACCTGTCGGCCCGGAACATTCTGGGCCTCGTCGGCATCTGGCTGGCGTACCAGCTCTTCAAGGCCCTTTACAACATCTCGCCTCTGCACCCGTTGAGCCATATCCCGGGACCCAAGCTGTCTGCGGCCACGTACATCCCCGAGTTCTACTACGATGTCATCCTGTTTGGACGTTACACCAGGGAGATTCATCGCATGCACGAGCAGTATG GCCCGATTGTTCGCATCAACCCTCATGAGGTTCACTGCAACGACGTCAACTTCGCCGATGAAATCTATGCCGTCAGCGGTCGCAAGCGCGACAAGCCTGTCCACCAGATCAACGGCTCAGC TCTGGGTGAGTCCGGCTTCGGCACCGTGGATCATGACCTTCACCGCGCCCGTCGTGGCCCCTTGGCCAAGTTCTTCTCTCGCAGCATGATCTCgcgcctcgagggcgacgtccACGCCCTGGTCCAGAAGCTCTGCGACAAGCTGCTGGCCGAGACGGACAAGAAGGAACCCTTCGACGTCACCATGGCGTACTCCTGCTTCACATCGGACGCCATATCCGGCTACTGCTTCGGCGAGAGTTTCGGCTTCCTCAAGCAAGAGGACTGGTACCCCAACTTCCGCGCGCCGACGGCTTCTATTCTCCGACCCGTCTTCGTTTTCCGCTTTTTCCCCCGGACCAAGCACCTTGCCGTGCTTGGAGAGTG GCTCGTGGACTACCTGCCCACTGATATCGCCTTGATGATTCGCACTCTCAAGATGGAGATCCCGAACAGGGTCGATAACAccaaggccgagctcgacgccggcatccGCCACGAACGCCCCACCGTCTTCGGCTCCCTTTTGGAATCGGACCTGAAATTGGCCGAGAAGGGCTCGCTACgcctggccgacgaggccgccgccgtcgtcggtgccggGACCGAGACCACCAGCTGGGCGTTGGCCGTCATCACCTACCACCTCCTGACCAAGCCCGAGATGCTTGAGAAGCTGCAGGCCGAGCTGCGGtcggtcgtcgacgaccccaAGCACCTCCCCAGCTGGACATCCCTCGAGAACCTGCCCTACCTCGGTGCCGTCCTCCAGGAGGGCCTGCGGCTGTCGTACGGCGTGTCGGCGCGCACCGCGCGCGTGGCGACCGAGGAGAACATTGTGTACCGCGGCGAGTTCAACAAGAAGCCCGTCGAGTACGTGATCCCCTCCGGCTACGCCGTCGGTATGTCCGCCGTCATCACGCACCACGACGAGAGCGTCTTCCCGGACTCGTACCAGTTCGCCCCCGAGCGCTGGCTGGACGAGAACAACCAGCGCCGGAAggacgtcgagaagggcaTGCTCGCGTTTTCCAAGGGCAGCAGGTCTTGCCTGGGCATGAA CCTGGCTCTGTGCGAGCTCAACCTGTGCCTCACGGCTCTCGCCCTGCGCGTCCTGCCGACCATGCGTCTCTACGATACCACTGATGAGGATGTTGCCTACGACCACGACATGTTTGTTCCCGTGCCTAAGGCGGGGACTACCGGTGTGCGGGTGAAGATGGTCTAA
- a CDS encoding Protein kinase — MASRKYSSSTATMALPPRAFPSSGFKLIDPSERVEEERLPFYNPKDYYPMRIGMVLEDRYQVVAKLGYGTTSTVWLCHDLICEIPSPRARKYWALKVHVDTLTQNQELQVYRHLAGVTVEHSGRDFIRQLNDSFVLDGPHGKHDVFVMEPLGMSLRTLQEQQQNRVFSETLVINALDQVLRGLDYLHDSNVIHTGGGGRCSQAFSEETSRGQHHLHIGSVHEGPAMPLQYRAPEVILNMQWGSPVDVWSVGLLAWDLLEGGSLFNVQDAAPTALNDAHHIAAMVAVLGPPPAEFLARSAETAKYWNKDGTWKGPVPIPGKRSLESLATNLAGDEGAAFVDFLESLLCWLPEDRLTPGQAYFYPWLRG; from the exons ATGGCATCCCGAAAATACTCCAGTTCGACGGCGACCATGGCACTTCCGCCGCGGGCCTTCCCGTCCAGCGGCTTCAAGCTGATCGACCCATCCGAacgcgtcgaggaggagcggctGCCCTTTTACAACCCCAAGGACTATTACCCTATGCGGATCGGCATGGTACTGGAAGACCGCTACCAGGTTGTTGCTAAGCTTGGGTACGGCACAACCTCCACCGTTTGGCTCTGTCATGATCTCAtttgc GAAATCCCCTCCCCTAGAGCGCGAAAGTACTGGGCGCTGAAGGTGCATGTGGACACCTTGACACAAAATCAAGAGCTGCAGGTTTACCGGCACCTGGCTGGTGTCACTGTCGAGCACTCAGGCCGAGACTTCATCCGTCAACTCAACGATTCCTTCGTGCTGGACGGTCCCCATGGGAAACATGATGTTTTCGTCATGGAACCCTTGGGTATGAGCCTGAGGACGCTTCAGGAACAACAGCAGAACAGAGTCTTTTCCGAAACACTTGTCATCAACGCCCTCGATCAGGTGCTGCGCGGCCTGGACTACCTCCACGATTCAAACGTGATTCACACCG gtggaggagggagatgTTCGCAAGCCTTCAGCGAGGAAACAAGCCGGGGACAGCATCATCTACACATCGGCAGCGTACACGAGGGGCCGgccatgccactgcagtaTCGTGCACCGGAGGTCATCCTCAACATGCAATGGGGCTCCCCGGTCGACGTCTGGAGTGTTGGACTCTTG GCATGGGACCTTCTTGAGGGCGGCAGCTTGTTCAATGTTCAAGATGCAGCTCCGACGGCATTGAACGACGCCCACCATATCGCGGCAATGGTTGCTGTTCTcggtccgccgccggccgaaTTTCTTGCCAGGAGTGCGGAAACGGCCAAGTATTGGAACAAGGATG GCACCTGGAAGGGCCCTGTTCCCATACCCGGTAAGAGGAGCTTGGAGTCTCTCGCTACTAATCTGGCGGGGGATGAAGGCGCTGCCTTTGTTGACTTCCTCGAATCACTGCTCTGCTGGCTTCCCGAGGACCGGCTTACTCCCGGGCAGGCCTATTTTTACCCTTGGTTGCGAGGCTGA
- a CDS encoding O-methyltransferase has protein sequence MGSIPERTPLDVSVAVQANDAKSVAELSDAVGSLGRTFSPENEEGRLQLLKQTRSLLQALETPRETMIKHCWAQPSVSFVIATGIESGLFSYMAQNPGPKRVDQLSKALSFDHDVLSRTMRHLGSMGYLKEVGPDKYEATNFAKSLSLPIIAGGYSCIVGGCWPTFSNFPSYLKKHNWSIPADPTEGPLQDVVGKDSNFFKHMMTNYPGGEFQSHMAGYRQGRPSWMDDRFYPVAERLIRGADRSADAAFLVDIGGSIGHDLDEFCRKHPDAPGRHILQDLPHVLSQIQKIDPKIEPMEYDFHTEQTVRGARAYYMHSVLHDWTDEVGRGILSRVTAAMKPGYSRLLVNENVLPPTGANWQTTALDMMMMTLFSSRERTEEQWRRLLEPAGLRIIKIWSQGEGVESLIECELA, from the exons ATGGGCTCCATTCCTGAAAGAACCCCTCTAGAcgtctccgtcgccgtccaggcCAACGATGCCAAGAGCGTGGCAGAACTATCCGACGCCGTAGGCTCCCTCGGCAGGACATTCTCTCCCGAGAacgaagaaggccgtctTCAGCTACTGAAGCAGACGAGATCGTTGCTCCAGGCTCTCGAGACACCACGCGAGACCATGATCAAGCACTGCTGGGCCCAG CCTTCCGTCAGCTTCGTCATCGCCACAGGCATCGAGTCGGGTCTTTTCAGCTACATGGCGCAGAACCCTGGTCCCAAGAGGGTGGACCAGCTCAGCAAAGCCCTTAGCTTCGACCACGACGTCCTTTCGCGTACGATGCGCCACCTCGGTTCGATGGGATACTTGAAGGAAGTCGGGCCAGACAAGTACGAAGCCACAAACTTTGCCAAGTCTCTGAGTCTTCCCATCATTGCAGGCGGGTATTCTTGCAT CGTTGGCGGCTGCTGGCCTACCTTCAGCAACTTCCCGTCGTACCTCAAGAAGCACAACTGGTCGATTCCTGCCGATCCGACTGAAGGCCCGTTGCAGGACGTCGTGGGAAAGGACAGCAACTTCTTCAAGCACATGATGACCAACTACCCCGGAGGCGAATTCCAGAGCCACATGGCTGGGTACAGGCAGGGCAGGCCGTCGTGGATGGACGACAGGTTTTACCCGGTTGCCGAAAGACTCATCCGGGGCGCAGACAGGTCCGCAGACGCGGCtttcctcgtcgacatcggcggcagcatcggCCACGACCTGGACGAGTTCTGCCGCAAGCACCCGGACGCCCCCGGTCGACACATCCTCCAGGACCTCCCGCACGTGCTCTCCCAGATCCAAAAGATCGACCCCAAGATCGAGCCGATGGAGTACGACTTCCACACGGAGCAGACGGTCAGGGGGGCCAGGGCGTACTACATGCATTCGGTCCTGCACGACTGGACGGACGAGGTGGGCAGGGGCATCCTGTCGCGCGTcacggcggcgatgaagccGGGCTACAGCAGGCTCTTGGTCAACGAGAACGTGCTGCCCCCGACGGGGGCCAACTGgcagacgacggcgctggacatgatgatgatgacgctGTTCTCGTCGAGGGAGCGGACGGAGGAGCAGTGGCGCAGGCTGCTGGAGCCGGCGGGGCTCAGGATCATCAAGATCTGGTCCCAAGGCGAGGGCGTGGAGAGTCTTATTGAGTGCGAGTTGGCGTGA
- a CDS encoding Integral membrane protein, translating into MSTSVPPQRAEENKGPTAIGIVISVSVLSTLFTAARLFVRGKILGKFHLNDYLIVASVLCGWINVGTAIAAVSYGNGRHFDVLTLEQKSGAILWTIAGFAPGVMSFGLPKIAVVALLTRIMNPSRWHALFLWCLSIFCLVNLLGCVIILFAQCQPSHSQWDFSVEKTCWDKWILVYFAIYSGGFCAFVDIYLAVYPVLVLARLQMRTRKKVALSIALGIGSVSAIVAIYKCTRLPSLASPDFSCRYRSVEGSTMIIAACIPVLQPLGELIFGKRMFSSGGGRYTYENYGSGPGGRVRSDIEMSRSRDARKRAAARQRAEATVFNDATTTTITGKGSQESILGRETSGGKIMRTDVFSIKIEPST; encoded by the exons ATGTCAACTTCAGTTCCGCCGCAGCGGGCCGAGGAGAACAAGGGGCCGAccgccatcggcatcgtcatctcCGTCTCGGTCCTCAGCACCCTCTTTACGGCAGCAAGACTCTTCGTGAGGGGCAAGATCCTGGGCAAATTCCATCTGAATGACTATCTGATCGTTGCATCCGTA CTGTGTGGTTGGATCAATGTCGGGACCGCCATCGCCGCTGTCTCGTACGGCAACGGGCGACACTTCGACGTGCTGACTCTCGAGCAGAAGTCTGGCGCCATTCTCTGGACCATCGCCGGCTTCGCTCCCGGCGTCATGTCGTTCGGCCTCCCCAAGATCGCCGTCGTTGCTCTGCTTACCCGGATCATGAACCCCAGCAGGTGGCACGCGTTATTCCTGTGGTGTCTATCCATCTTCTGCCTTGTCAACTTGTTAGGGTGTGTCATCATTCTCTTTGCTCAATGCCAGCCATCGCACTCGCAATGGGACTTTTCTGTTGAGAAGACGTGCTGGGACAAGTGGATCTTGGTTTACTTCGCCATCTATTCTGGAG GGTTTTGCGCTTTTGTAGACATCTACCTTGCTGTATACCCTGTCTTGGTGCTTGCACGGTTGCAGATGCGCACGAGGAAGAAAGTAGCGTTGAGCATTGCGCTCGGCATCGGATCAGT CTCCGCAATTGTTGCCATCTACAAGTGTACCCGACTACCGAGTCTTGCTAGCCCCGACTTTTCTT GTCGGTACCGCAGCGTCGAGGGTAGCACGATGATCATCGCCGCCTGCATCCCCGTCCTCCAACCCCTCGGCGAGCTCATCTTCGGCAAACGCATGTTCAgctccggcggcggacgaTACACATACGAAAACTACGGTTCGGGgcccggcggccgagtgCGATCCGACATCGAGATGTCTCGCTCCCGCGACGCCAGGAAGCGAGCTGCTGCGAGACAACGGGCCGAAGCGACCGTATTCAATgacgccaccaccacgacgATCACGGGGAAGGGAAGCCAAGAGAGCATTCTCGGGCGGGAGACCTCAGGAGGCAAGATCATGAGGACGGACGTCTTCAGCATCAAGATCGAGCCGAGCACGTAA
- a CDS encoding phosphatidylethanolamine-binding protein yields MSSSCRQAIRPLRRCLNNSIATPLPIRRSLSTTPAPAAEVYKVSRERPETVDPVELNPNTAVAPWAEKDLWKAGTPPIGSRRRRYAIRTSANLPFEQLPYQAFQEARKILAADRQEKLQAIIAEMQKIKRLEGIKGDNVRGGEKMRQRKLASMRQHVERLKILADINDPAVKRRFEDGLGDMNKPIYRFLAERKWRAYEAKMIEQRIAQFNIVPDILPKLEPTYDVQLFFRRAKVPPGKVLPSNVTEVPPRLRVTPFTAGERLVSIVVMDSDVPSVNTDSFSKRCHFLAANVPVSPTTTSVPLSKIRDPSQLAVPYLPAFSQKGAPYHRLSVFILEQAPGKILNAAVLKDLYSARDGFSLKSFRDKFQLKPVGFNLFRTIWDENTAGVMERAGMPGADVEFRPTRVYSLKEPKTPRGWEAKRQGPKYKHLWKYTKRIKGYSNAKGLVRR; encoded by the exons ATGTCATCGTCGTGTAGGCAGGCCATCCGGCCGCTGCGGCGATGCCTGAACAACAGCATAGCCACGCCGCTGCCCATACGGAGGAGCctgtcgacgacgcccgccccggccgccgaagTCTACAAGGTGTCGCGCGAGCGGCCCGAGACCGTCGACCCCGTCGAGCTCAACCCCAACACGGCCGTCGCGCCCTGGGCCGAGAAGGACCTCTGGAAGGCCGGCACACCGCCCATTGGTTCGAGACGTCGCCGTTACGCCATCCGTACGAGCGCGAACCTGCCCTTTGAGCAGCTGCCCTACCAGGCCTTCCAGGAGGCGCGCAagatcctcgccgccgaccgccaggagaagctgcaagccatcatcgccgagatgCAGAAGATCAAGAGGTTGGAGGGCATCAAGGGGGACAACGtcaggggaggggagaagaTGCGTCAGAGGAAGTTGGCCAGCATGCGCCAACATGTCGAAAGGCTTAAGATTCTGGCCGATATCAACGACCCGGCCGTCAAGAGGCGCTTTGAGGATGGACTTG GTGACATGAACAAGCCCATCTACcgcttcctcgccgagcgTAAGTGGCGTGCCTACGAGGCCAAGATGATCGAGCAGCGTATCGCCCAATTCAACATCGTCCCCGACATCCTTCCGAAACTGGAACCCACCTACGACGTCCAGCTCTTCTTCCGCCGCGCCAAGGTGCCCCCTGGCAAGGTCCTCCCCAGCAACGTCACCGAGGTGCCCCCGCGCCTGCGCGTCACCCCCTTCACGGCAGGCGAGCGCCTCGtctccatcgtcgtcatGGACTCGGACGTCCCCTCGGTCAACACCGACAGCTTCAGCAAGCGCTGCcacttcctcgccgccaacgtgCCCGTGTCGCCCACGACCACCTCCGTCCCGCTCTCCAAGATCCGCGACCCCTCCCAGCTCGCCGTCCCCTACCTGCCCGCCTTCTCGCAAAAGGGCGCCCCCTACCACCGCCTTTCTGTCTTCATCCTCGAGCAGGCCCCCGGCAAAATCCTCAATGCCGCCGTCCTCAAGGATCTCTACTCGGCCCGCGACGGTTTCTCCCTTAAGTCCTTCCGCGACAAGTTCCAGCTCAAACCCGTCGGCTTCAACCTCTTCCGTACCATCTGGGATGAGAACACGGCCGGTGTGATGGAGCGCGCCGGCATGCCGGGCGCCGATGTCGAGTTCCGCCCGACGCGCGTTTACTCCCTCAAGGAGCCCAAAACACCCCGCGGCTGGGAGGCCAAGCGCCAGGGTCCCAAGTACAAGCACCTGTGGAAGTACACCAAGCGCATCAAGGGGTACTCCAACGCCAAGGGTCTCGTCAGGAGATGA